In Janthinobacterium sp. J1-1, a single genomic region encodes these proteins:
- a CDS encoding dihydrodipicolinate synthase family protein yields MVAEILLPGPDGRLQPHTLSGTPWSAPAAPAQPFNRIVLSAAHIVADPLADGDAIDWDATLAYRHYLAGMGLGIAEAMDTAQRGMGLDWTTALELIRRTRASLGDDSVPVFNGCGTDHLDPAATHALDDVIGAYKEQIDAIEQAGGRLILMASRALARVAKTPDDYLYVYRQVLAHAGQPVVLHWLGDMFDPELAGYWGTSELTAARDIALEVIRESAAKVDGIKISLLDAQREIDMRRLLPAGVKMYTGDDFNYPELIAGDEHGYSHALLGIFDAIAPAAAHALAALAQGDRERFLAILAPTVPLSRHIFKAPTRYYKTGVVFLAYLNGHQQHMKMLAGHQAMRALPYFADTFRLADAAGLLRDPDDAVARMRRFMSYYGVQA; encoded by the coding sequence ATTGTGGCAGAAATTCTCTTACCCGGCCCGGATGGCCGCCTGCAGCCCCATACCTTGAGCGGCACGCCGTGGAGCGCGCCAGCCGCGCCCGCGCAACCGTTCAACCGCATCGTGCTGTCGGCCGCGCATATTGTCGCCGACCCGCTGGCCGACGGCGACGCCATCGACTGGGACGCCACGCTGGCCTACCGCCACTACCTGGCCGGCATGGGCCTGGGTATCGCCGAGGCGATGGACACGGCCCAGCGCGGCATGGGCCTGGACTGGACCACGGCGCTGGAACTGATACGCCGCACCCGCGCCAGCCTGGGCGACGACAGCGTACCGGTCTTTAACGGCTGCGGCACCGACCACCTGGACCCGGCCGCCACGCATGCGCTCGACGACGTCATCGGCGCCTATAAAGAGCAGATCGACGCCATCGAGCAGGCGGGCGGCCGCCTGATCCTGATGGCCAGCCGCGCGCTGGCGCGCGTGGCGAAAACCCCCGACGACTATCTGTACGTCTACCGCCAGGTGCTGGCGCATGCGGGCCAGCCGGTGGTGCTGCACTGGCTGGGCGACATGTTCGACCCGGAGCTGGCCGGCTACTGGGGCACGAGCGAGCTGACGGCGGCGCGCGATATCGCGCTGGAAGTCATCCGCGAGTCCGCCGCCAAGGTCGACGGCATCAAGATCTCGCTGCTGGACGCGCAGCGCGAGATCGACATGCGGCGCCTGCTGCCGGCCGGCGTGAAAATGTACACGGGCGACGACTTCAATTATCCCGAGCTGATCGCCGGCGACGAGCACGGCTACTCGCATGCGCTGCTCGGCATTTTCGACGCCATCGCGCCGGCGGCGGCCCATGCGCTGGCGGCGCTGGCCCAGGGGGATCGCGAACGCTTTCTCGCCATCCTGGCGCCCACCGTGCCGCTGTCGCGCCATATTTTCAAGGCGCCCACGCGCTACTACAAGACGGGCGTGGTGTTCCTGGCCTACCTGAACGGCCATCAGCAGCACATGAAGATGCTGGCCGGCCACCAGGCCATGCGCGCCTTGCCGTATTTCGCCGACACCTTCCGCCTGGCCGATGCGGCCGGCCTGCTGCGCGATCCGGACGACGCGGTGGCGCGCATGCGGCGCTTTATGTCCTATTACGGCGTGCAGGCCTGA
- a CDS encoding enoyl-CoA hydratase/isomerase family protein, with protein sequence MGTVHARRDGALLTLTLDHPGKANALDFAMLREFERQLGIVEQDPGVRVVLLRGTPGGTFSSGADVRDWGPLPPRQFAHDWIDFGNRLFDRFERLRCPTVAAIEGVCFGGGLELALCADLRVASSGATFRFPEVGIGAIPGWQGGVRLARLAGRGRALEAVLSLCTLDAARAERWGLLNAVWDGAAFEQELAALAARLAAVSPHAAALAKEAILWSAEPGEFHAAPGAEIKGSIDAAIGLQAFRDKCKPVF encoded by the coding sequence ATGGGTACCGTGCATGCGCGGCGCGACGGCGCGCTGCTGACGCTGACCCTGGACCATCCGGGCAAGGCCAATGCGCTGGACTTCGCCATGCTGCGCGAGTTCGAGCGCCAGCTCGGCATCGTCGAGCAGGACCCCGGCGTGCGCGTGGTGCTGTTGCGCGGCACGCCAGGCGGCACCTTTTCCTCGGGCGCCGACGTGCGCGACTGGGGGCCGCTGCCGCCGCGGCAGTTCGCGCACGACTGGATCGATTTCGGCAACCGCCTGTTCGACCGTTTCGAACGCCTGCGCTGCCCCACGGTGGCGGCCATCGAGGGTGTGTGTTTCGGCGGCGGCCTGGAACTGGCCCTGTGCGCCGACCTGCGGGTGGCCAGCAGCGGCGCCACCTTCCGCTTTCCGGAGGTGGGCATAGGCGCGATTCCCGGCTGGCAGGGCGGCGTGCGTCTGGCGCGGCTGGCGGGACGGGGCAGGGCGCTGGAAGCGGTGCTGAGCCTGTGCACCCTCGATGCCGCGCGCGCCGAGCGCTGGGGCCTGCTCAACGCCGTCTGGGACGGCGCCGCGTTCGAGCAGGAACTGGCCGCGCTGGCCGCGCGCCTGGCGGCGGTGTCGCCGCATGCGGCGGCGCTGGCCAAGGAAGCGATTTTGTGGAGCGCCGAGCCGGGCGAATTCCATGCGGCCCCCGGCGCCGAGATCAAGGGCAGCATTGATGCCGCCATCGGCCTGCAAGCTTTCCGCGACAAATGCAAGCCTGTATTCTAG
- a CDS encoding aldehyde dehydrogenase family protein: MNKRSLPTEPRRFQMYIDGQPVDAASGETITRHSPAHGVPVATWPRAGKDDTERAIAAARRAFDHGPWAGMSAAERAKVLFKAADLIEAQAEELGLVESLETGKPILQAIGEIHGAVDVWRFAAGAARTMAGQAYDNLGERILAMVLRQPLGVVGVITPWNFPFFILSERLPFILAAGCTTVIKPAEATSGTTVMLATLLEQAGLPAGVVNVVTGRGSVAGQAILDSELVDMVSFTGSTATGQKAIAASAGNIKKLGLELGGKNPHIVFANANLDDAADGVAFGMAFNAGQCCVGGSRLLVERSVAAAFTAKLAAKIARIRIGDPLDESTQVGAMFDEGHMHSVLAYIEQGVKAGATVVCGGGRLETERGYFVQPTVLADVPKGTPLLREEIFGPVLAVVPFDTYEEAIALANDSEFGLSASIWTHDLNQALRASREIQAGRVWVNTTLDNGPETPLGGMKQSGQGREAGLAGIEEYTEVKTVHINLQPRQHWIS, from the coding sequence ATGAACAAACGAAGCCTGCCCACCGAGCCACGCCGGTTCCAGATGTATATCGACGGCCAGCCGGTCGATGCCGCCAGCGGCGAGACCATTACCCGCCACAGCCCCGCCCACGGCGTGCCCGTGGCCACCTGGCCGCGCGCCGGCAAGGACGACACCGAACGCGCGATCGCCGCCGCGCGCCGCGCTTTTGATCACGGCCCGTGGGCCGGCATGAGCGCCGCCGAACGGGCCAAGGTGCTGTTCAAGGCGGCCGACCTGATCGAAGCACAGGCCGAAGAACTGGGCCTGGTCGAATCGCTGGAAACGGGTAAACCGATCCTGCAGGCCATCGGCGAAATCCACGGCGCCGTCGACGTGTGGCGCTTTGCCGCGGGCGCGGCGCGCACCATGGCCGGCCAGGCCTACGACAATCTGGGCGAGCGCATCCTGGCGATGGTGCTGCGCCAGCCGCTGGGCGTGGTGGGTGTCATCACGCCGTGGAATTTCCCCTTCTTCATTCTCTCCGAGCGCCTGCCCTTTATTCTCGCCGCCGGCTGCACGACCGTGATCAAGCCGGCCGAAGCGACCAGCGGCACCACCGTCATGCTGGCCACGCTGCTGGAACAGGCGGGCCTGCCGGCCGGCGTGGTCAATGTGGTGACGGGGCGCGGCAGCGTGGCCGGCCAGGCCATCCTCGACAGCGAGCTGGTCGACATGGTGTCGTTTACCGGCTCGACCGCCACCGGTCAGAAGGCGATCGCCGCCTCGGCCGGCAATATCAAGAAGCTGGGGCTGGAACTGGGTGGCAAGAATCCGCACATCGTGTTCGCCAACGCCAACCTCGATGACGCGGCCGACGGCGTCGCCTTCGGCATGGCCTTCAATGCGGGCCAGTGCTGCGTGGGCGGCAGCCGCCTGCTGGTCGAGCGCAGCGTTGCCGCCGCGTTCACGGCAAAGCTGGCGGCCAAGATCGCCCGCATCCGCATCGGCGACCCGCTCGACGAATCCACCCAGGTGGGCGCCATGTTCGACGAAGGCCATATGCACAGCGTACTGGCGTATATCGAGCAGGGCGTGAAGGCGGGCGCCACGGTGGTCTGCGGCGGCGGCCGCCTGGAAACCGAACGTGGCTATTTCGTGCAGCCGACCGTGCTGGCTGACGTGCCCAAGGGCACGCCGCTGCTGCGCGAAGAGATCTTCGGCCCGGTGCTGGCGGTCGTGCCCTTCGATACCTATGAAGAGGCGATCGCGCTGGCCAACGACAGCGAATTCGGCCTGTCGGCCTCGATCTGGACGCATGACCTGAACCAGGCGCTGCGCGCCTCGCGCGAGATCCAGGCCGGCCGCGTCTGGGTCAATACCACGCTCGACAACGGCCCGGAAACGCCGCTGGGCGGCATGAAGCAGTCGGGCCAGGGCCGCGAGGCCGGCCTGGCCGGCATCGAGGAGTACACGGAAGTCAAAACCGTGCATATCAACCTGCAGCCGCGCCAGCACTGGATATCCTGA
- a CDS encoding GMC family oxidoreductase N-terminal domain-containing protein, with amino-acid sequence MDYDYIIAGGGSAGCALAARLSESPEVRVLLLEAGKADSNPYIHLPVGFYKMTGGPLTWGLTTVPQKHALNREIAYTQARVLGGGSSINAQVYTRGCAQDYDSWALDHGCTGWSGAEVLPYFVRAEDNDSLAGPRHGIGGPQGVSTPTPQPITRAFVQACQQVGMPFNPDFNGEKQDGAGAYQTITRGARRCSAVVGYLRPAMQRPNLTVRTGVLIERILVERQRAVGVEIIEHGKRVQLRAGAEVLLTAGAIGSPKLMLLSGMGPADELRALGIPVVADLPEVGRNLHDHFGIDVVYELNGPHSLDKYNKAHWMLWAGLEYLLFKKGPVASTIVEGGAFWYADRQAATPDLQFHFLVGAGVEAGVPKIASGSGVTMNSYTLRPKARGSVTLRSASARDSALVDPNFLGHEYDLKTSIEGVRLSREIFAQSALGKYVKKEHFPGGAVSSHAQLEQYARQYGRTSYHPVGTCRMGGDPGSVVDPELRVRGIAGLRICDSSVMPALVSSNTNAPSIMIAEKAADMIRAARLGAGLDTRVKEAA; translated from the coding sequence ATGGACTACGACTACATCATCGCCGGCGGCGGTTCGGCCGGCTGCGCGCTGGCCGCGCGCCTGTCCGAATCGCCCGAGGTGCGCGTGCTGCTGCTTGAAGCGGGCAAGGCCGACAGCAATCCCTATATCCACCTGCCGGTGGGCTTCTACAAGATGACGGGCGGCCCGCTGACCTGGGGCCTCACCACGGTGCCGCAAAAGCATGCGCTGAACCGCGAGATTGCCTACACCCAGGCGCGCGTGCTGGGCGGCGGCAGTTCCATCAACGCCCAGGTCTACACGCGCGGCTGCGCCCAGGACTATGACTCCTGGGCCCTGGACCATGGCTGCACCGGCTGGAGCGGCGCCGAGGTGCTGCCGTATTTCGTGCGGGCCGAGGACAACGACAGCCTGGCCGGCCCGCGCCACGGCATCGGCGGCCCGCAGGGCGTCAGCACGCCCACGCCGCAGCCGATCACGCGCGCCTTCGTGCAGGCCTGCCAGCAGGTCGGCATGCCGTTCAACCCCGATTTCAACGGCGAAAAGCAGGACGGCGCCGGTGCCTACCAGACCATCACGCGCGGTGCGCGGCGCTGTTCGGCGGTGGTGGGCTATCTGCGCCCGGCCATGCAGCGGCCCAACCTGACCGTGCGCACCGGTGTGCTGATCGAACGCATCCTGGTCGAGCGCCAGCGCGCCGTCGGCGTGGAAATCATCGAGCACGGCAAGCGCGTGCAGCTTCGCGCCGGCGCCGAAGTGCTGCTGACGGCGGGCGCCATCGGCTCGCCCAAGCTGATGCTGTTGTCCGGCATGGGGCCGGCCGACGAGCTGCGCGCCCTGGGCATACCGGTGGTGGCCGACCTGCCCGAAGTGGGCCGCAACCTGCACGACCATTTCGGCATCGACGTGGTGTATGAACTCAATGGCCCGCACAGCCTGGACAAATACAACAAGGCGCACTGGATGCTGTGGGCCGGCCTGGAATACCTGCTGTTCAAGAAGGGGCCGGTGGCCTCGACCATCGTCGAGGGCGGCGCCTTCTGGTATGCCGACCGCCAGGCCGCCACGCCGGACCTGCAGTTCCACTTCCTGGTCGGCGCCGGCGTCGAGGCGGGCGTGCCGAAGATCGCTTCCGGTTCGGGCGTGACCATGAATTCCTATACCTTGCGGCCGAAAGCGCGCGGTTCCGTCACCCTGCGTTCGGCCAGCGCGCGCGACTCGGCGCTGGTCGATCCGAATTTCCTCGGCCATGAATACGACCTGAAGACGTCGATCGAGGGCGTGCGCCTGAGCCGCGAGATCTTCGCCCAGTCGGCGCTGGGAAAATACGTGAAAAAAGAGCATTTTCCGGGCGGCGCCGTCAGCAGCCACGCGCAGCTGGAACAGTATGCGCGCCAGTATGGCCGCACCTCGTATCACCCGGTGGGCACCTGCCGCATGGGCGGCGACCCGGGTTCGGTGGTCGACCCCGAACTGCGCGTGCGCGGCATCGCCGGCCTGCGCATCTGCGACAGTTCCGTCATGCCGGCGCTGGTCAGCTCGAACACCAATGCGCCATCGATCATGATCGCCGAAAAGGCGGCCGACATGATACGCGCGGCGCGCCTGGGCGCCGGCCTTGACACCCGTGTGAAGGAGGCGGCATGA
- a CDS encoding alcohol dehydrogenase catalytic domain-containing protein has product MSMAHASPTIIPATMRAAVLVAPGQFEVRQVPVPQLGPADVLVRVTRCGLCGTDMHIYHGTYSADRLPLIPGHEFSGHIAALGGEVTGLALGQGVTADINVGCGACFYCRKNEIMNCPAMVQIGIHVDGGLAEYVRVPASHIVPVADSTPIELAALTEPVSCIVRAVKRSRLRLGESVLILGAGPIGNLHLQVARQAGAAPIIVSDPNPERAAWARTSGADYVVSDPAMLAGVVAQATQGRGADLVIESVGLTALYEQAFDLVRPGGRVLAFGLSAPDAHAHYLPFKVVLKELGLQGSVAGMGDDMHEAMTLIAHDRLALDAFVATVYPLDRIGEAMEAFIGDKRINKIQIAIGDVPEETA; this is encoded by the coding sequence ATGAGCATGGCGCACGCTAGCCCCACCATCATCCCCGCCACCATGCGCGCCGCCGTGCTGGTCGCGCCGGGCCAGTTCGAGGTGCGCCAGGTACCGGTGCCGCAGCTGGGGCCCGCCGACGTGCTGGTCAGGGTCACGCGCTGCGGCCTGTGCGGCACCGACATGCATATCTACCACGGCACTTACTCGGCCGACCGCCTGCCCCTGATCCCCGGCCACGAGTTTTCGGGCCATATCGCGGCCCTCGGCGGTGAGGTCACAGGCCTGGCGCTGGGCCAGGGCGTGACGGCCGATATCAACGTCGGTTGCGGCGCCTGCTTTTATTGCCGCAAGAACGAGATCATGAATTGCCCGGCCATGGTGCAGATCGGCATCCATGTTGATGGCGGCCTGGCCGAGTATGTGCGCGTGCCGGCCAGCCATATCGTGCCGGTGGCCGACAGCACGCCGATCGAACTGGCGGCGCTGACCGAACCCGTGTCATGCATCGTGCGGGCCGTGAAGCGCAGCCGGCTGCGGCTGGGCGAGTCGGTGCTGATCCTGGGCGCCGGGCCGATCGGCAACCTGCACCTGCAGGTGGCGCGCCAGGCGGGCGCCGCCCCCATCATCGTCTCGGACCCGAATCCCGAACGCGCGGCATGGGCCAGGACCAGCGGCGCCGATTACGTCGTCAGCGATCCGGCCATGCTGGCCGGCGTGGTGGCGCAGGCCACGCAGGGCAGGGGCGCCGACCTGGTGATCGAATCGGTGGGCCTGACGGCGCTGTATGAACAGGCCTTCGACCTGGTGCGCCCCGGTGGCCGGGTGCTGGCCTTCGGGCTGTCCGCACCGGACGCGCATGCGCATTACCTGCCGTTCAAGGTGGTGCTCAAGGAGCTGGGGCTGCAGGGCAGCGTGGCCGGCATGGGCGACGACATGCACGAGGCGATGACCCTGATCGCCCATGACCGGCTGGCGCTGGACGCCTTTGTGGCCACCGTGTATCCGCTCGACCGCATCGGCGAGGCGATGGAGGCCTTTATCGGCGACAAGCGCATCAACAAGATCCAGATCGCCATCGGCGATGTTCCCGAGGAGACCGCATGA
- a CDS encoding aldo/keto reductase has protein sequence MSIYFQPGLERSFGTYPLRGEELASAVRAALATGYRAFDTAQGYGNEADLGLALQDCGVPREQLCITSKVALENFGFIALYRGTHP, from the coding sequence ATGAGCATTTATTTTCAGCCGGGGCTGGAACGCAGCTTCGGCACGTATCCGCTGCGGGGCGAGGAACTGGCGTCGGCCGTGCGCGCGGCGCTGGCCACCGGCTACCGCGCCTTCGACACGGCGCAAGGCTATGGCAACGAGGCCGACCTGGGACTGGCCCTGCAGGACTGCGGCGTGCCGCGCGAGCAGCTGTGCATCACCTCCAAGGTCGCCCTGGAAAATTTTGGGTTCATCGCACTTTACCGGGGAACGCATCCTTGA
- a CDS encoding ISL3 family transposase produces MLNAMSSSPFWEGHIVESVHEQEDGSLLIALDTCPASEALCGACRQPCALVHERRRRKVRDRDILDRRVWLDVPVRRLDCHHCNARVAEHIAWLDRRARITHRVRLWVEALAQLLPIAHIARLTGLHWHTIKDIDHQRLKYLHGDFSAEGVRRLVMDEFALHKGHRYATVALDAERMRVLWVGEGNSREAIRPFFELLGEQGCQRIEAVAMDMNTAMDLEVRQQCPNAEVVYDLFHVVARFGREVVDRVRVDQANTLRAEPKARQVIKRSRWLLLRNRDNLKAEQAVKLEELLAANQPLATVYLLKTELKEIWYAPSVWEGARRWKSWFKLALQSQIAPVIQFAKRLAKYRRGILASAIYPMSSSILEGVNNRIKVIKRMAYGFRDASYFFLKIKDAFPGKVR; encoded by the coding sequence ATGCTCAATGCTATGTCGTCCAGCCCATTTTGGGAAGGTCATATTGTCGAATCCGTCCACGAACAAGAAGACGGCTCCTTGTTAATCGCTCTTGATACCTGCCCGGCAAGCGAGGCCCTATGCGGAGCATGCCGACAGCCCTGCGCCCTGGTGCATGAGCGCCGAAGGCGCAAAGTGCGCGATCGCGACATTCTCGACAGGCGCGTCTGGCTCGATGTACCGGTGCGGCGGCTGGACTGCCATCATTGCAACGCACGAGTTGCTGAACACATTGCCTGGCTCGACCGGCGCGCACGCATCACGCATCGCGTACGCCTGTGGGTCGAGGCGCTGGCGCAGCTGCTTCCCATTGCCCATATAGCCCGGTTGACCGGGCTGCACTGGCATACCATCAAGGACATCGATCATCAGCGCTTGAAGTACCTGCATGGTGACTTCTCGGCAGAGGGCGTACGGCGCCTGGTCATGGACGAATTCGCCCTGCACAAGGGGCACCGGTATGCCACTGTCGCCCTTGATGCCGAGCGCATGCGGGTGCTGTGGGTTGGTGAAGGTAACAGCCGAGAGGCGATCCGGCCGTTCTTCGAGCTGCTGGGAGAGCAAGGCTGTCAGCGGATTGAAGCCGTCGCCATGGACATGAACACGGCCATGGACCTCGAAGTTCGCCAGCAATGCCCGAACGCGGAAGTCGTCTACGACTTGTTTCACGTAGTGGCGCGCTTTGGCCGCGAAGTGGTCGACCGGGTTCGCGTCGACCAAGCCAATACCTTACGTGCCGAACCAAAGGCCCGCCAGGTCATCAAGCGTAGCCGCTGGCTTTTGCTGCGCAACCGAGACAACCTGAAAGCTGAACAGGCCGTCAAGCTGGAGGAACTGTTGGCTGCCAACCAGCCCTTGGCTACCGTCTATCTGCTCAAGACCGAGCTGAAGGAGATCTGGTACGCACCATCGGTTTGGGAAGGTGCTCGACGATGGAAATCATGGTTCAAACTCGCCTTGCAAAGCCAGATCGCACCGGTGATCCAGTTTGCCAAGCGCCTGGCCAAGTACCGGCGCGGCATCCTGGCTTCGGCCATTTATCCAATGAGCTCATCGATCCTGGAAGGCGTCAACAACCGCATCAAGGTCATCAAGCGCATGGCTTACGGATTTCGGGACGCATCCTACTTCTTTCTGAAAATCAAGGATGCGTTCCCCGGTAAAGTGCGATGA
- a CDS encoding aldo/keto reductase: protein MRESLDKLKLARLDVLLLHWAPVDGDIAPSLALLEQAADLGLATHIGVSNYTAAMMRQAARLVRRPLVTNQVEFHPLLDQGKLLAAAGETGIPLSSYCSVARGEVFKYPLFAEIGAAVGKSAAQVALRWILQKGVAINTMSTKPENIAANFDIMDFTLSSVDMARIDALGATDYRVVTSARVPYAPCWD from the coding sequence GTGCGCGAAAGCCTGGACAAGCTGAAACTGGCGCGCCTGGACGTGCTGCTGCTGCACTGGGCGCCTGTCGACGGCGATATCGCCCCCTCGCTGGCGCTGCTGGAACAGGCGGCGGACCTGGGGCTGGCCACGCATATCGGCGTGAGCAACTACACGGCCGCCATGATGCGCCAGGCGGCGCGGCTGGTGCGCCGGCCGCTGGTCACCAACCAGGTCGAGTTTCACCCGCTGCTCGACCAGGGCAAGCTGCTGGCGGCGGCCGGCGAAACCGGCATTCCCCTGTCGTCCTACTGTTCCGTGGCGCGCGGCGAGGTGTTCAAGTATCCGCTGTTCGCCGAGATCGGCGCGGCCGTCGGCAAGTCGGCGGCGCAGGTGGCGCTGCGCTGGATACTGCAAAAGGGCGTGGCGATCAACACCATGTCGACCAAGCCGGAAAATATCGCCGCCAACTTCGATATCATGGATTTCACGCTGTCGAGCGTGGACATGGCGCGCATCGACGCGCTGGGCGCCACCGACTACCGCGTCGTGACCAGTGCAAGAGTGCCATACGCACCATGCTGGGATTGA
- a CDS encoding aldo/keto reductase, with protein MQPTEQRQIGQTGLEVTAFAFGTAPIGNIFEPVSEAVASEMMATAWDAGVRFFDTAPMYGHGLAELRTGHNLRAKNRDDFVLASKVGRVLTPAPRASIDFGPWVDAAPFRSRFDYSYDGTMRAFEDSLQRLALERMDICFIHDIDVYTQGADQPRVFEEAMDGCWRALDQLRSEGLVKAIGVGVNEWEVCHEALKRHDFDCFLLAGRYTLLEQAALDEFLPLCQQRGATVVVGGGFNSGILATGAKPGAKYNYAPAPPAILERVARIEQVCREFNVPLPAAALQFVVAHPAVASFTAGTRTVQQLRQNLEWFSTPIPAAFWEALQRQGLLREDAPVPA; from the coding sequence ATGCAGCCCACCGAACAACGCCAGATCGGCCAGACCGGCCTGGAAGTGACCGCCTTTGCCTTCGGCACCGCGCCGATCGGCAATATCTTCGAACCCGTCAGCGAGGCCGTGGCCAGCGAGATGATGGCCACCGCCTGGGACGCGGGCGTGCGCTTTTTCGACACGGCGCCCATGTACGGCCACGGCCTGGCCGAGCTGCGCACAGGCCATAACCTGCGCGCAAAGAATCGCGACGATTTCGTGCTGGCCTCGAAGGTGGGCAGGGTGCTCACGCCGGCGCCGCGCGCCAGCATCGACTTCGGCCCCTGGGTCGACGCCGCGCCGTTTCGCAGCCGCTTCGACTACAGCTACGACGGCACCATGCGCGCCTTCGAGGATTCCCTGCAGCGCCTGGCGCTCGAGCGCATGGATATCTGCTTTATCCACGATATCGATGTGTATACCCAGGGTGCGGACCAGCCGCGCGTGTTCGAGGAAGCGATGGACGGCTGCTGGCGCGCGCTGGACCAGCTGCGTTCGGAAGGCCTGGTGAAAGCCATCGGCGTGGGCGTGAACGAGTGGGAGGTCTGTCACGAAGCGCTCAAGCGCCACGATTTCGACTGCTTTCTGCTGGCCGGGCGCTACACGCTGCTGGAACAGGCGGCGCTCGACGAATTTCTGCCCCTGTGCCAGCAGCGCGGCGCCACAGTGGTGGTGGGCGGCGGCTTCAATTCCGGCATCCTGGCCACCGGCGCGAAGCCGGGCGCCAAGTATAACTACGCACCGGCGCCGCCCGCCATCCTCGAACGGGTGGCGCGCATCGAGCAGGTCTGCCGCGAATTTAACGTGCCGCTGCCGGCGGCTGCGCTGCAGTTCGTCGTTGCCCATCCGGCGGTCGCGTCCTTTACGGCCGGCACCCGCACGGTGCAGCAGCTGCGGCAGAATCTGGAATGGTTTTCCACGCCGATACCGGCCGCGTTCTGGGAGGCCTTGCAGCGCCAGGGCTTATTGCGCGAGGATGCGCCGGTTCCCGCCTAA
- a CDS encoding sugar ABC transporter substrate-binding protein → MEKDTSFIKTFIEQETVSRRNFLLAGAAGIAGLSAMGMGLPAMAAPGQRLPLAWSYRDRSNPYWNELVSGGEAFVESQGWKKSDLVHLINNGSSEKSLADIKSFLAKTGGKCAIACDPNDAPNARPVVESVVKAGAFVSTIWNKTDDLHPWDFGDNWVSHMTWSDVEPAEKTARILLTAMGGKGAIVGIGGIPANGPAVERRKGLMNALKDFPNVKLLDYQPADWSTQKANEVMQGFLTRFGEQITGVFSANDSMAYGILEALRAEGRKLPVVAYDGNAQAVDLVMKGELLATCFTNPPWAGGISVALAYHAAIGTFKPSKEPKAHREFYGPTILITQKDAQAFKKKYLSGSIPKYDWKDFWGPTTGPIRAA, encoded by the coding sequence TTGGAAAAAGACACGTCCTTCATCAAGACCTTTATCGAACAGGAAACCGTCAGCCGCCGCAACTTCCTGCTGGCCGGCGCGGCCGGGATTGCCGGCCTGTCCGCCATGGGCATGGGCCTGCCCGCGATGGCAGCACCAGGCCAGCGCCTGCCGCTGGCCTGGAGCTACCGCGACCGCAGCAATCCGTACTGGAACGAGCTGGTGTCGGGCGGCGAAGCGTTTGTCGAAAGCCAGGGCTGGAAAAAATCCGACCTGGTCCATTTGATCAACAACGGCAGCAGCGAAAAGTCGCTGGCCGACATCAAGTCCTTCCTGGCCAAGACGGGCGGCAAATGCGCCATCGCCTGCGATCCGAACGACGCGCCCAATGCGCGCCCGGTGGTCGAATCGGTGGTCAAGGCGGGCGCTTTCGTGTCCACCATCTGGAACAAGACGGACGATCTGCACCCCTGGGATTTCGGCGACAACTGGGTCTCGCACATGACCTGGTCCGACGTCGAGCCGGCCGAAAAGACGGCCCGCATCCTGCTCACCGCCATGGGCGGCAAAGGCGCCATCGTCGGCATCGGCGGCATTCCCGCCAACGGCCCGGCGGTGGAACGGCGCAAGGGCCTGATGAACGCGCTCAAGGATTTCCCGAACGTCAAGCTGCTCGACTACCAGCCGGCCGACTGGAGCACGCAGAAAGCCAATGAAGTGATGCAGGGCTTCCTGACCCGCTTCGGCGAGCAGATCACGGGCGTCTTCAGCGCCAACGACTCGATGGCCTACGGCATCCTCGAAGCGCTGCGCGCCGAAGGGCGCAAGCTGCCGGTGGTGGCCTATGACGGCAACGCCCAGGCGGTTGACCTGGTGATGAAGGGCGAACTGTTGGCCACCTGCTTTACCAATCCGCCGTGGGCGGGCGGCATCTCGGTGGCGCTGGCCTACCACGCGGCCATCGGCACCTTCAAGCCGTCGAAAGAGCCCAAGGCGCACCGCGAGTTCTACGGCCCCACCATCCTGATCACGCAAAAAGACGCCCAGGCGTTCAAGAAGAAATACTTGTCGGGCAGCATACCCAAATACGACTGGAAAGACTTCTGGGGCCCGACCACCGGGCCGATCCGCGCCGCCTGA